From Micromonospora echinospora, one genomic window encodes:
- a CDS encoding ABC transporter ATP-binding protein, which yields MPAEEPGDRRDAPRQRTASGPYLRVTDLRVRFDTEDGVVRAVDGVSFAVERGRTLGIVGESGSGKSVTSLAVLGLHDPRRTTVSGEIEVGGRQVVGLPEAEVRRMRGRDVAMIFQDPLSALHPFYPVGRQIAEAYRVHHPRVGRRAAWTRAVEMLDRVGIPQPGRRAEQYPHEFSGGMRQRAMIAMALVNDPQLLIADEPTTALDVTVQAQILDLLADLQQEFGSAIVLITHDLGVVSQVADEVLVMYGGRAVEYGSVTEVLRSPAHPYTWGLLGSVPSLHGDADADLRPIAGNPPSLIALPSGCAFHPRCRWADRTDGRSRTEVPELVPVDESGHRVACHLSATERARIWADEAERVGVAR from the coding sequence ATGCCGGCCGAGGAGCCGGGCGACCGCCGCGACGCGCCCCGGCAGCGTACCGCGAGCGGGCCGTATCTGCGGGTCACCGACCTGCGGGTGCGGTTCGACACCGAGGACGGCGTGGTGCGGGCGGTCGACGGGGTGTCGTTCGCGGTGGAGCGCGGTCGGACCCTCGGCATCGTGGGGGAGTCCGGGTCGGGCAAGAGCGTGACCTCCCTGGCCGTCCTGGGCCTGCACGACCCGCGCCGGACCACCGTCTCCGGAGAGATCGAGGTCGGCGGACGGCAGGTGGTGGGCCTGCCCGAGGCGGAGGTCCGCCGGATGCGCGGCCGGGACGTGGCGATGATCTTCCAGGACCCGCTGTCCGCGCTGCACCCGTTCTACCCGGTCGGCCGGCAGATCGCCGAGGCGTACCGGGTGCACCATCCCCGGGTGGGCCGCCGTGCCGCGTGGACCCGGGCGGTGGAGATGCTGGACCGGGTCGGGATCCCGCAGCCGGGGCGGCGGGCCGAGCAGTACCCGCACGAGTTCTCCGGCGGGATGCGGCAGCGGGCGATGATCGCGATGGCGCTGGTCAACGACCCGCAGCTGCTGATCGCCGACGAGCCGACCACCGCCCTGGACGTGACGGTGCAGGCGCAGATCCTGGACCTGCTCGCCGACCTCCAGCAGGAGTTCGGCTCGGCGATCGTGCTGATCACCCACGATCTCGGCGTGGTCAGCCAGGTGGCGGACGAGGTGCTGGTGATGTACGGGGGCCGGGCGGTGGAGTACGGCAGCGTGACGGAGGTGCTGCGCTCGCCGGCGCACCCGTACACCTGGGGGTTGCTCGGCAGCGTGCCGTCCCTGCACGGCGACGCGGACGCGGACCTCCGGCCGATCGCCGGCAACCCGCCCAGCCTGATCGCCCTGCCGTCGGGCTGCGCGTTCCACCCCCGGTGCCGGTGGGCGGACCGGACCGACGGCCGGTCCCGCACGGAGGTGCCGGAGCTGGTGCCGGTGGACGAGTCGGGGCACCGGGTGGCGTGCCACCTGTCGGCGACCGAGCGGGCGCGGATCTGGGCCGACGAGGCCGAGCGCGTGGGGGTGGCGCGATGA
- a CDS encoding S8 family serine peptidase translates to MDLRQRRLTAATAVAALTLAGGVWHGPAAWAAPEKGRTDERKTYLVQMALDPVATYDGKVAGLAATKPQRGQKIDPGSAPVKKYADHLRGRHDKALGKVGGGRKLYEYVYTYDGFAAELTDSQVARLRTMPDVVSVTEDRKVSTQTSSTPSFLGLDARGGLWDQLGGVKGRGKSTGVGDGIVIGVIDSGIWPTSGSFADTDGRGRPFPPVRGFEGSCQGTAPDGSWDRTMCNGKVVAARHFAGGWGGDDAVKQELPWEFLSPRDYNGHGTHTAATAAGNHGVAATGAAQMFGTVSGVAPGARIAAYKALWSTRDGSTASGFNSDLVAAIDQAVADGVDVINYSVSGTSTDFLDPAEMAFLAAAQAGIFVAASAGNDGPATATVAHPSPWVTTVAAGTHNRTGQASVTLGNGAVYTGASLASAPVGPAPLVDATAAALPGADPVAVAQCRAASDNDGKAVLDPAKVKGRIVLCDRGGNARGNKSLAVAQAGGVGVVLTNVDPNSLNADLHAVPTVHLADSDRQAVKTYAASDGATASIGQATLRYDAPAPYVAEFSSRGPLYAGGGNLLKPDLIAPGQDILAATAPPAANGAEFGIMSGTSMSAPHVAGLAALLKDLHPDWSPMAIKSALMTSGSDVRDGPNTDPSVIFKQGAGHVTPTSATDPGLVYDSGAEDWLAFLCGTTDGVSTETCDGLAKSGRSLDPSDLNVPSISVGRLSGTRTVTREVTNVGRSTATYTPAISGLDGVTATVSPERLTLKSGQTKSFTVTFTRTSAPLGTFQGGQLTWSDGRHRVRVPVVVRPVPETWAASYGAQGLDDIAQHVALDPKGKRLYVVGASNQALWGMPSPRLVAVAYDPATGARLWSASYAGPAATYDEPTAIEVSPDGSKLFVTGVSEAQGSGSDVVTLAYDTATGRQLWEARYTGTEANGADTGNAISVSPDGKSVYVTGYTTLAGNELDYLTIAYHADSGERKWLTTYDGPGPFADDARAIGVSPDGTKVFVTGQTSGVDTGLTDWGTVAFDAGTGAQLWTALHNGTSNAIDIPSKVVASPAAVLVTGSSGTTDTGNDLVTIAYDPATGRELWTDRYDGPGHGTDTPRALALTPDGRQLFVTGDSEGEGTKADFVTLAYDTATGKRSWVQRHNGQIDGVDAAWDLAVTPDGSRVVVTGGSADRETGGAGSVMVDDDYLTIAYDTASGKVTWTGRYDGMPGGGADNAYGVVVDSTPDAGVRIFVTGSSVTGGVLPWEPEIDFTTVAYVDPWRKP, encoded by the coding sequence ATGGATCTGAGACAGCGACGATTGACGGCGGCGACGGCGGTGGCCGCGTTGACGCTGGCCGGGGGCGTGTGGCACGGCCCGGCCGCGTGGGCCGCCCCGGAGAAGGGCCGTACGGACGAGCGGAAGACCTACCTCGTGCAGATGGCGCTGGACCCGGTCGCGACGTACGACGGGAAGGTGGCCGGGCTGGCCGCCACGAAGCCGCAGCGCGGCCAGAAGATCGACCCGGGTTCCGCCCCGGTGAAGAAGTACGCCGACCACCTGCGGGGCCGGCACGACAAGGCGCTCGGCAAGGTGGGCGGCGGCCGGAAGCTCTACGAGTACGTCTACACCTACGACGGGTTCGCCGCGGAGCTGACCGACTCCCAGGTCGCCCGGCTGCGGACGATGCCCGACGTCGTCTCGGTGACCGAGGACCGGAAGGTGTCGACGCAGACGTCCTCGACGCCGTCCTTCCTCGGCCTGGACGCGCGCGGGGGCCTCTGGGACCAGCTCGGCGGCGTCAAGGGGCGGGGCAAGAGCACGGGCGTGGGTGACGGCATCGTCATCGGCGTGATCGACAGCGGCATCTGGCCGACCAGCGGGAGCTTCGCCGACACCGACGGCCGGGGCCGGCCGTTCCCGCCGGTCCGGGGCTTCGAGGGCAGCTGCCAGGGGACGGCCCCCGACGGCTCCTGGGACCGCACGATGTGCAACGGGAAAGTGGTCGCGGCGCGGCACTTCGCCGGCGGATGGGGCGGCGACGACGCGGTGAAGCAGGAGCTGCCGTGGGAGTTCCTGTCGCCGCGTGACTACAACGGCCACGGCACGCACACCGCCGCCACGGCCGCGGGCAACCACGGCGTCGCCGCGACCGGGGCGGCGCAGATGTTCGGGACGGTCAGCGGGGTGGCGCCGGGAGCCCGGATCGCCGCCTACAAGGCGCTCTGGTCGACCCGGGACGGATCGACCGCCAGCGGCTTCAACTCCGACCTGGTCGCGGCGATCGACCAGGCGGTGGCGGACGGCGTGGACGTCATCAACTACTCGGTCTCCGGGACCTCCACGGACTTCCTCGACCCGGCGGAGATGGCGTTCCTGGCCGCCGCGCAGGCGGGCATCTTCGTGGCGGCCTCGGCGGGGAACGACGGACCGGCCACCGCCACCGTGGCGCATCCGTCCCCATGGGTGACCACGGTCGCGGCCGGCACCCACAACCGCACCGGACAGGCGTCGGTGACGCTCGGCAACGGCGCTGTGTACACCGGGGCCTCGCTGGCGTCGGCGCCGGTCGGTCCTGCGCCCCTCGTCGACGCCACCGCGGCAGCGCTTCCCGGCGCCGACCCGGTGGCCGTGGCACAGTGCCGGGCGGCCAGCGACAACGACGGCAAGGCGGTGCTCGACCCGGCGAAGGTCAAGGGCCGGATCGTGCTCTGTGACCGGGGCGGGAACGCCCGGGGCAACAAGAGTCTCGCCGTCGCCCAGGCGGGCGGCGTCGGCGTGGTCCTGACCAACGTGGACCCGAACTCGCTCAACGCCGACCTGCACGCGGTGCCCACCGTGCACCTCGCAGACTCGGACCGGCAGGCCGTGAAGACCTACGCCGCCAGCGACGGCGCGACGGCGTCGATCGGCCAGGCGACGCTCCGGTACGACGCCCCGGCTCCGTACGTCGCCGAGTTCTCCTCGCGCGGGCCGCTGTACGCCGGCGGCGGCAACCTGCTCAAGCCGGACCTGATCGCCCCCGGACAGGACATCCTGGCGGCCACCGCGCCACCCGCCGCCAACGGGGCCGAGTTCGGCATCATGAGCGGCACCTCGATGTCGGCCCCGCACGTCGCCGGGCTCGCGGCACTGTTGAAGGACCTCCACCCGGACTGGTCGCCGATGGCGATCAAGTCGGCGCTGATGACGAGCGGTTCCGACGTCCGGGACGGGCCCAACACCGACCCGTCCGTGATCTTCAAGCAGGGGGCGGGGCACGTCACCCCGACCAGCGCCACCGACCCCGGCCTGGTCTACGACAGCGGTGCCGAGGACTGGCTCGCCTTCCTCTGCGGCACGACCGACGGCGTCTCCACCGAGACCTGCGACGGGCTCGCCAAGTCGGGCCGGTCCCTCGACCCGAGTGACCTGAACGTGCCCTCGATCTCGGTCGGCCGGCTGTCCGGCACCCGTACGGTGACCCGCGAGGTGACGAACGTCGGCCGCTCGACCGCCACCTACACCCCCGCCATCTCGGGGCTGGACGGGGTCACGGCCACCGTCAGCCCGGAGCGGCTCACGCTGAAGTCGGGGCAGACGAAGTCCTTCACGGTCACGTTCACCCGCACCAGCGCGCCGCTGGGCACCTTCCAGGGTGGCCAGCTGACCTGGTCCGACGGTCGGCACCGGGTGCGCGTCCCGGTGGTGGTGCGTCCGGTGCCCGAGACCTGGGCGGCCAGCTACGGGGCCCAGGGCCTGGACGACATCGCGCAGCACGTCGCCCTGGACCCGAAGGGCAAGCGCCTCTACGTGGTCGGCGCGAGCAACCAGGCGCTCTGGGGTATGCCCAGTCCGCGCCTGGTCGCCGTCGCCTACGACCCGGCCACCGGGGCCCGGCTGTGGAGCGCGAGTTACGCCGGACCCGCCGCCACGTACGACGAGCCGACGGCGATCGAGGTGAGCCCGGACGGTTCCAAGCTCTTCGTCACCGGGGTGAGCGAGGCGCAGGGGTCGGGCAGTGACGTCGTCACCCTCGCCTACGACACCGCCACCGGGCGGCAGCTCTGGGAGGCGCGGTACACCGGCACGGAGGCGAACGGCGCGGACACCGGGAACGCGATCTCGGTCAGCCCGGACGGGAAGAGCGTCTACGTGACCGGATACACGACGCTGGCCGGCAACGAGCTGGACTACCTGACGATCGCGTACCACGCCGACAGTGGCGAACGGAAGTGGCTGACCACCTACGACGGGCCGGGGCCCTTCGCCGACGACGCCAGGGCGATCGGGGTGAGCCCGGACGGCACCAAGGTCTTCGTCACCGGCCAGACCAGCGGCGTGGACACGGGTCTGACCGACTGGGGCACCGTGGCGTTCGACGCCGGCACCGGCGCGCAGCTCTGGACGGCCCTGCACAACGGCACGTCGAACGCCATCGACATCCCGAGCAAGGTCGTGGCGTCCCCCGCCGCGGTCCTCGTCACCGGGAGCAGCGGCACCACGGACACGGGCAACGACCTCGTCACCATCGCCTACGACCCGGCCACCGGCAGGGAGCTCTGGACGGACCGCTACGACGGTCCGGGGCACGGCACGGACACCCCCCGCGCGCTCGCGCTCACCCCGGACGGCCGCCAGCTGTTCGTGACCGGTGACAGCGAGGGCGAGGGGACGAAGGCCGACTTCGTCACGCTCGCCTACGACACCGCCACCGGGAAGCGGTCGTGGGTGCAGCGCCACAACGGGCAGATCGACGGCGTGGACGCCGCCTGGGACCTGGCGGTGACCCCGGACGGGAGCCGGGTCGTCGTCACCGGCGGCAGCGCCGACCGCGAGACCGGTGGTGCGGGCTCCGTGATGGTCGACGACGACTACCTGACGATCGCGTACGACACCGCGAGCGGGAAGGTGACGTGGACCGGCCGGTACGACGGCATGCCCGGCGGCGGCGCCGACAACGCGTACGGGGTCGTCGTGGACAGCACTCCGGACGCCGGGGTCCGGATCTTCGTGACCGGGTCGAGCGTGACCGGCGGGGTGCTGCCCTGGGAGCCGGAGATCGACTTCACCACGGTGGCCTACGTCGACCCCTGGCGGAAGCCGTGA